TTGTGGCCGTCTCGGGCTGGGTTATCTACTGGGTCCTGCAAGCTTACGGGGAGCCGGCCGGCGCGATCCGATTTTGAGCTCTTCTTTGCCCACTCGAGCACTCTGGTCGTATCTTGAGGCGTCATAGCGGAGGTGGCGGAATCCGGTAGACGCGCCAGACTTAGGATCTGGTGGCCTCCAGGCCGTGCGGGTTCGAGTCCCGCCCTCCGCACAATCGCCATCCCATCTGGGGAGCTGATCAGAAGCCATAAAGCGCGGTTCCCACGGGGCAGTGTAGGCAGCCGCCCTCCGAGCAAAAGCGACCAAAGAGGTGCTGTAGGGCCTGTGCGTCAGCCTCTGTTTGTGCGCTTAAGGGGGAATGCGCAAAGCGCCGGCTGATGCGGTTGTACCCCCTCAGCGGCACAGAGCGATATAGAGCAAGCAAGCGCGCAAACCAGTCGAGCGGCTGTGCCTCCTCGCGTAGCGCACACAGGGCCGGCAAGACGGCGTTTACCAACAGCACATCCAGGCGCTCTCGGCCAAGCCCAAGACGAGACGGCTGTCGCAGCCTAACGCCCCAGGTTCGATGTTCTTGCCAATACGCGGACACCGGTGTCTGCAGCAGCCGGCGTAGCGCCGGCAACCCCTGCTGCGCGGCCTGTTGCAAGCGCGGCGCAAAGGGCGCCTCCAGAAGACGTTCTGCGAGCGCGGCGGCCTGGGCGATGCGGGGCACGGGATGGTTAGCGGGCCGCACCCGAGCTGTGCGCCATAACGTGCCGGGTATGGGCTCCGGGAGGTCCGCAAGATGCTCCCAGGCGGCGCGTACAGCTTGGGCATAGGCATCAAGGCGAGCCTGCTCGGGATCCGGCAGCCAGCCCGCCACCCCGAAAAGCAACGCCTCGCGGCTTATGCGATCAGGTAGGCTCCTTAGCCGCTCCAGCGGAACCCTTTCGGCCAGCAGGCGCATAGGCTCTCGGTTGGCGGAGT
The Bacteroidota bacterium DNA segment above includes these coding regions:
- a CDS encoding DUF2851 family protein — protein: MRPAPSERLLHALWLYGAFETHALRTVEGLPVRVVRLGRPNPDQGPDIEGAELFIGEQRWAGALEFHWRSADWVRHGHHQDPRYNAVILHLIWRADPCTGALYRADGSRLPELVLQPLAPASLRTLEHPDLERIPYCKPELARLRPEEARRILDTLQRARLLDKTARFRRDSERLRTRQIASWDEALWRALAEALGYSANREPMRLLAERVPLERLRSLPDRISREALLFGVAGWLPDPEQARLDAYAQAVRAAWEHLADLPEPIPGTLWRTARVRPANHPVPRIAQAAALAERLLEAPFAPRLQQAAQQGLPALRRLLQTPVSAYWQEHRTWGVRLRQPSRLGLGRERLDVLLVNAVLPALCALREEAQPLDWFARLLALYRSVPLRGYNRISRRFAHSPLSAQTEADAQALQHLFGRFCSEGGCLHCPVGTALYGF